Proteins encoded in a region of the Loxodonta africana isolate mLoxAfr1 chromosome 22, mLoxAfr1.hap2, whole genome shotgun sequence genome:
- the QARS1 gene encoding glutamine--tRNA ligase isoform X1 — protein sequence MATPDSLSLFTGLGLSEHKARETLKNAALSAQLREAATQAQQTLGSTIDKATGTLLYGLASRLKDPRRLPFLVGYIASKKIHTEPQLTAALEYVRSHPLDPVDTVDFERECGVDVIVTPEQIEEAVEAAISRHQSQLLVERYHFNMGLLMGEARAVLKWADGKMIKHEVDMQVLHLLGPKMESDLDKKSKVVKARPEETDQRKAKDVVENGVAAGQALSLMEQLRGEALKFHKPGENYKTAGYVTTPHTMNLLKKHLEITGGQVRTRFPPEPNGILHIGHAKAINFNFGYAKANNGICFLRYDDTNPEKEEAKFFTAIYDMVAWLGYTPYKVTYASDYFDQLYTWAVELIRRGQAYVCHQRGEELKGHNPPPSPWRDRPVEESLLLFEAMCKGKFAEGEATLRMKLEMEDGKMDPVAYRIKYTPHHRTGDTWCIYPTYDYTHCLCDSIEHITHSLCTKEFQARRSSYFWLCNALDVYCPVQWEYGRLNLHYAVVSKRKILQLVAAGAVRDWDDPRLFTLTALRRRGFPPEAINNFCARVGVTVAQTTMEPHLLEACVRDVLNDTAPRAMAVLEPLRVIITNFPAARSLDIQVPNFPADESKGFHQVPFAPVIFIERTDFKEEPEPGYKRLAWGQPVGLRHTGYVIELQHIVKDPSGCVASLEVTCSRADAGEKPKAFIHWVSQPLTCEIRLYDRLFQHKNPEDPAEVPGGFLSDLNPVSLQVVEAALVDCSVALAMPFDKFQFERLGYFSVDPDSHQGQLVFNRTVTLKEDPGKV from the exons ATGGCGACGCCGGACTCCCTGTCGCTGTTCACTGGCCTCGGGCTGAGCGAACATAAGGCCCGCGAGACGCTCAAGAACGCGGCTCTGAGCGCGCAGCTGCGCGAGGCGGCGACCCAG GCGCAGCAGACTCTGGGCTCCACCATCGACAAAGCTACCGGGACCCTGCTATATGGCTTGGCCTCCCGACTCAAGGATCCCCGGCGGCTCCCGTTTCTCGTGGGCTACATCGCCAGTAAGAAGATCCACACCGAACCCCAGCTGACTG CTGCCCTTGAGTATGTGCGGAGTCACCCCCTGGACCCCGTTGACACCGTGGACTTTGAGCGGGAATGTGGCGTGGatgtcatagtgaccccagagcaGATTGAGGAGGCT GTAGAGGCCGCCATAAGTCGGCACCAGTCCCAGCTCCTGGTGGAACGTTACCATTTCAACATGGGGCTGCTGATGG GAGAGGCGCGGGCTGTACTCAAGTGGGCTGATGGCAAGATGATCAAGCATGAGGTGGACATGCAG GTCCTCCACCTTTTGGGTCCCAAGATGGAGTCTGATCTGGACAAGAAATCCAAG GTAGTGAAGGCTCGGCCAGAAGAAACAGACCAGAGGAAAGCAAAGGATGTGGTGGAGAACG GTGTGGCTGCAGGCCAGGCTctgtccctgatggagcagctcCGGGGAGAGGCGCTCAAGTTCCACAAGCCTG GTGAAAATTACAAGACTGCAGGCTATGTGACCACCCCACACACCATGAATCTGCTGAAGAAGCACTTGGAGATCACTGGGGGACAG GTGCGTACCCGGTTCCCACCAGAGCCCAACGGAATCTTACACATTGGACATGCCAAGGCCATCAATTTCAACTTTGGTTATGCCAAG GCCAACAATGGGATTTGTTTTCTGCGCTATGATGACACCAACCCTGAGAAGGAGGAAGCAAAGTTTTTCACTGCCATCTATGACATGGTGGCCTGGCTGG GTTACACACCTTACAAGGTGACATATGCCTCTGACTACTTTGACCAGCTATATACCTGGGCTGTGGAGCTCATCCGCAG GGGCCAGGCTTATGTGTGCCACCAGCGAGGGGAGGAACTCAAAGGCCACAACCCGCCACCCTCACCCTGGAGGGACCGACCTGTGGAGGAGTCGCTTCTGCTGTTTGAG GCAATGTGCAAGGGGAAGTTTGCGGAGGGTGAGGCCACACTGCGGATGAAGCTGGAAATGGAAGATGGCAAAATGGACCCTGTGGCCTATCGAATCAAGTACACACCGCACCACCGTACAGGGGACACCTG GTGCATCTACCCCACATATGACTACACACACTGCCTCTGTGACTCCATTGAGCACATCACCCACTCACTCTGCACCAAGGAATTCCAGGCCCG ACGCTCTTCCTACTTCTGGCTGTGCAACGCGTTGGATGTCTATTGCCCTGTGCAGTGGGAATACGGCCGCCTAAATCTACACTATGCCGTTGTCTCTAAGAGGAAGATTCTTCAGCTTGTGGCAGCTGGCGCTGTGCG GGACTGGGATGACCCACGGCTCTTCACGCTGACAGCCCTGCGGCGGCGAGGCTTCCCACCTGAGGCCATCAACAACTTCTGTGCCCGG GTGGGGGTAACGGTGGCACAGACTACAATGGAGCCACATCTACTAGAAGCCTGCGTGCGTGATGTGCTGAACGACACAGCCCCACGGGCCATGGCTGTGCTGGAGCCACTACGGGTCATCATCACCAACTTTCCTGCTGCCAGG TCCTTGGACATACAGGTGCCTAACTTCCCAGCTGATGAGAGCAAGGGCTTCCATCAGGTTCCCTTTGCACCTGTCATCTTCATTGAGCGAACTGACTTCAAGGAG GAGCCAGAGCCAGGCTATAAGCGCCTGGCATGGGGCCAGCCTGTGGGCCTGAGGCACACAGGCTACGTCATTGAGCTGCAGCACATTGTCAAG GACCCCAGTGGCTGTGTGGCGAGTCTGGAGGTGACCTGCAGTCGGGCAGATGCTGGAGAGAAACCTAAGGCCTTCATTCACTGGGTGTCCCAGCCACTGACGTGCGAGATTCGCCTCTATGATCGACT ATTCCAGCACAAGAACCCTGAGGATCCTGCtgaggtgcctggtggattcttaaGTGACCTGAATCCG GTATCGCTACAAGTGGTGGAGGCAGCATTAGTGGACTGTTCTGTGGCCCTGGCAATGCCCTTTGACAAATTCCAATTTGAGCGACTTGGGTACTTCTCTGTGGATCCAGACAGCCACCAAGGACAG CTTGTCTTCAACCGGACCGTCACACTGAAGGAAGACCCAGGGAAGGTGTAA
- the QARS1 gene encoding glutamine--tRNA ligase isoform X3, whose product MATPDSLSLFTGLGLSEHKARETLKNAALSAQLREAATQAQQTLGSTIDKATGTLLYGLASRLKDPRRLPFLVGYIASKKIHTEPQLTAALEYVRSHPLDPVDTVDFERECGVDVIVTPEQIEEAVEAAISRHQSQLLVERYHFNMGLLMGEARAVLKWADGKMIKHEVDMQVLHLLGPKMESDLDKKSKVVKARPEETDQRKAKDVVENGVAAGQALSLMEQLRGEALKFHKPGENYKTAGYVTTPHTMNLLKKHLEITGGQVRTRFPPEPNGILHIGHAKAINFNFGYAKANNGICFLRYDDTNPEKEEAKFFTAIYDMVAWLGYTPYKVTYASDYFDQLYTWAVELIRRGQAYVCHQRGEELKGHNPPPSPWRDRPVEESLLLFEAMCKGKFAEGEATLRMKLEMEDGKMDPVAYRIKYTPHHRTGDTWCIYPTYDYTHCLCDSIEHITHSLCTKEFQARRSSYFWLCNALDVYCPVQWEYGRLNLHYAVVSKRKILQLVAAGAVRDWDDPRLFTLTALRRRGFPPEAINNFCARVGVTVAQTTMEPHLLEACVRDVLNDTAPRAMAVLEPLRVIITNFPAARSLDIQVPNFPADESKGFHQVPFAPVIFIERTDFKEEPEPGYKRLAWGQPVGLRHTGYVIELQHIVKDPSGCVASLEVTCSRADAGEKPKAFIHWVSQPLTCEIRLYDRLFQHKNPEDPAEVPGGFLSDLNPLVFNRTVTLKEDPGKV is encoded by the exons ATGGCGACGCCGGACTCCCTGTCGCTGTTCACTGGCCTCGGGCTGAGCGAACATAAGGCCCGCGAGACGCTCAAGAACGCGGCTCTGAGCGCGCAGCTGCGCGAGGCGGCGACCCAG GCGCAGCAGACTCTGGGCTCCACCATCGACAAAGCTACCGGGACCCTGCTATATGGCTTGGCCTCCCGACTCAAGGATCCCCGGCGGCTCCCGTTTCTCGTGGGCTACATCGCCAGTAAGAAGATCCACACCGAACCCCAGCTGACTG CTGCCCTTGAGTATGTGCGGAGTCACCCCCTGGACCCCGTTGACACCGTGGACTTTGAGCGGGAATGTGGCGTGGatgtcatagtgaccccagagcaGATTGAGGAGGCT GTAGAGGCCGCCATAAGTCGGCACCAGTCCCAGCTCCTGGTGGAACGTTACCATTTCAACATGGGGCTGCTGATGG GAGAGGCGCGGGCTGTACTCAAGTGGGCTGATGGCAAGATGATCAAGCATGAGGTGGACATGCAG GTCCTCCACCTTTTGGGTCCCAAGATGGAGTCTGATCTGGACAAGAAATCCAAG GTAGTGAAGGCTCGGCCAGAAGAAACAGACCAGAGGAAAGCAAAGGATGTGGTGGAGAACG GTGTGGCTGCAGGCCAGGCTctgtccctgatggagcagctcCGGGGAGAGGCGCTCAAGTTCCACAAGCCTG GTGAAAATTACAAGACTGCAGGCTATGTGACCACCCCACACACCATGAATCTGCTGAAGAAGCACTTGGAGATCACTGGGGGACAG GTGCGTACCCGGTTCCCACCAGAGCCCAACGGAATCTTACACATTGGACATGCCAAGGCCATCAATTTCAACTTTGGTTATGCCAAG GCCAACAATGGGATTTGTTTTCTGCGCTATGATGACACCAACCCTGAGAAGGAGGAAGCAAAGTTTTTCACTGCCATCTATGACATGGTGGCCTGGCTGG GTTACACACCTTACAAGGTGACATATGCCTCTGACTACTTTGACCAGCTATATACCTGGGCTGTGGAGCTCATCCGCAG GGGCCAGGCTTATGTGTGCCACCAGCGAGGGGAGGAACTCAAAGGCCACAACCCGCCACCCTCACCCTGGAGGGACCGACCTGTGGAGGAGTCGCTTCTGCTGTTTGAG GCAATGTGCAAGGGGAAGTTTGCGGAGGGTGAGGCCACACTGCGGATGAAGCTGGAAATGGAAGATGGCAAAATGGACCCTGTGGCCTATCGAATCAAGTACACACCGCACCACCGTACAGGGGACACCTG GTGCATCTACCCCACATATGACTACACACACTGCCTCTGTGACTCCATTGAGCACATCACCCACTCACTCTGCACCAAGGAATTCCAGGCCCG ACGCTCTTCCTACTTCTGGCTGTGCAACGCGTTGGATGTCTATTGCCCTGTGCAGTGGGAATACGGCCGCCTAAATCTACACTATGCCGTTGTCTCTAAGAGGAAGATTCTTCAGCTTGTGGCAGCTGGCGCTGTGCG GGACTGGGATGACCCACGGCTCTTCACGCTGACAGCCCTGCGGCGGCGAGGCTTCCCACCTGAGGCCATCAACAACTTCTGTGCCCGG GTGGGGGTAACGGTGGCACAGACTACAATGGAGCCACATCTACTAGAAGCCTGCGTGCGTGATGTGCTGAACGACACAGCCCCACGGGCCATGGCTGTGCTGGAGCCACTACGGGTCATCATCACCAACTTTCCTGCTGCCAGG TCCTTGGACATACAGGTGCCTAACTTCCCAGCTGATGAGAGCAAGGGCTTCCATCAGGTTCCCTTTGCACCTGTCATCTTCATTGAGCGAACTGACTTCAAGGAG GAGCCAGAGCCAGGCTATAAGCGCCTGGCATGGGGCCAGCCTGTGGGCCTGAGGCACACAGGCTACGTCATTGAGCTGCAGCACATTGTCAAG GACCCCAGTGGCTGTGTGGCGAGTCTGGAGGTGACCTGCAGTCGGGCAGATGCTGGAGAGAAACCTAAGGCCTTCATTCACTGGGTGTCCCAGCCACTGACGTGCGAGATTCGCCTCTATGATCGACT ATTCCAGCACAAGAACCCTGAGGATCCTGCtgaggtgcctggtggattcttaaGTGACCTGAATCCG CTTGTCTTCAACCGGACCGTCACACTGAAGGAAGACCCAGGGAAGGTGTAA
- the QARS1 gene encoding glutamine--tRNA ligase isoform X2 — MATPDSLSLFTGLGLSEHKARETLKNAALSAQLREAATQAQQTLGSTIDKATGTLLYGLASRLKDPRRLPFLVGYIASKKIHTEPQLTAALEYVRSHPLDPVDTVDFERECGVDVIVTPEQIEEAVEAAISRHQSQLLVERYHFNMGLLMGEARAVLKWADGKMIKHEVDMQVLHLLGPKMESDLDKKSKVVKARPEETDQRKAKDVVENGVAAGQALSLMEQLRGEALKFHKPGENYKTAGYVTTPHTMNLLKKHLEITGGQVRTRFPPEPNGILHIGHAKAINFNFGYAKANNGICFLRYDDTNPEKEEAKFFTAIYDMVAWLGYTPYKVTYASDYFDQLYTWAVELIRRGQAYVCHQRGEELKGHNPPPSPWRDRPVEESLLLFEAMCKGKFAEGEATLRMKLEMEDGKMDPVAYRIKYTPHHRTGDTWCIYPTYDYTHCLCDSIEHITHSLCTKEFQARRSSYFWLCNALDVYCPVQWEYGRLNLHYAVVSKRKILQLVAAGAVRDWDDPRLFTLTALRRRGFPPEAINNFCARVGVTVAQTTMEPHLLEACVRDVLNDTAPRAMAVLEPLRVIITNFPAAREPEPGYKRLAWGQPVGLRHTGYVIELQHIVKDPSGCVASLEVTCSRADAGEKPKAFIHWVSQPLTCEIRLYDRLFQHKNPEDPAEVPGGFLSDLNPVSLQVVEAALVDCSVALAMPFDKFQFERLGYFSVDPDSHQGQLVFNRTVTLKEDPGKV; from the exons ATGGCGACGCCGGACTCCCTGTCGCTGTTCACTGGCCTCGGGCTGAGCGAACATAAGGCCCGCGAGACGCTCAAGAACGCGGCTCTGAGCGCGCAGCTGCGCGAGGCGGCGACCCAG GCGCAGCAGACTCTGGGCTCCACCATCGACAAAGCTACCGGGACCCTGCTATATGGCTTGGCCTCCCGACTCAAGGATCCCCGGCGGCTCCCGTTTCTCGTGGGCTACATCGCCAGTAAGAAGATCCACACCGAACCCCAGCTGACTG CTGCCCTTGAGTATGTGCGGAGTCACCCCCTGGACCCCGTTGACACCGTGGACTTTGAGCGGGAATGTGGCGTGGatgtcatagtgaccccagagcaGATTGAGGAGGCT GTAGAGGCCGCCATAAGTCGGCACCAGTCCCAGCTCCTGGTGGAACGTTACCATTTCAACATGGGGCTGCTGATGG GAGAGGCGCGGGCTGTACTCAAGTGGGCTGATGGCAAGATGATCAAGCATGAGGTGGACATGCAG GTCCTCCACCTTTTGGGTCCCAAGATGGAGTCTGATCTGGACAAGAAATCCAAG GTAGTGAAGGCTCGGCCAGAAGAAACAGACCAGAGGAAAGCAAAGGATGTGGTGGAGAACG GTGTGGCTGCAGGCCAGGCTctgtccctgatggagcagctcCGGGGAGAGGCGCTCAAGTTCCACAAGCCTG GTGAAAATTACAAGACTGCAGGCTATGTGACCACCCCACACACCATGAATCTGCTGAAGAAGCACTTGGAGATCACTGGGGGACAG GTGCGTACCCGGTTCCCACCAGAGCCCAACGGAATCTTACACATTGGACATGCCAAGGCCATCAATTTCAACTTTGGTTATGCCAAG GCCAACAATGGGATTTGTTTTCTGCGCTATGATGACACCAACCCTGAGAAGGAGGAAGCAAAGTTTTTCACTGCCATCTATGACATGGTGGCCTGGCTGG GTTACACACCTTACAAGGTGACATATGCCTCTGACTACTTTGACCAGCTATATACCTGGGCTGTGGAGCTCATCCGCAG GGGCCAGGCTTATGTGTGCCACCAGCGAGGGGAGGAACTCAAAGGCCACAACCCGCCACCCTCACCCTGGAGGGACCGACCTGTGGAGGAGTCGCTTCTGCTGTTTGAG GCAATGTGCAAGGGGAAGTTTGCGGAGGGTGAGGCCACACTGCGGATGAAGCTGGAAATGGAAGATGGCAAAATGGACCCTGTGGCCTATCGAATCAAGTACACACCGCACCACCGTACAGGGGACACCTG GTGCATCTACCCCACATATGACTACACACACTGCCTCTGTGACTCCATTGAGCACATCACCCACTCACTCTGCACCAAGGAATTCCAGGCCCG ACGCTCTTCCTACTTCTGGCTGTGCAACGCGTTGGATGTCTATTGCCCTGTGCAGTGGGAATACGGCCGCCTAAATCTACACTATGCCGTTGTCTCTAAGAGGAAGATTCTTCAGCTTGTGGCAGCTGGCGCTGTGCG GGACTGGGATGACCCACGGCTCTTCACGCTGACAGCCCTGCGGCGGCGAGGCTTCCCACCTGAGGCCATCAACAACTTCTGTGCCCGG GTGGGGGTAACGGTGGCACAGACTACAATGGAGCCACATCTACTAGAAGCCTGCGTGCGTGATGTGCTGAACGACACAGCCCCACGGGCCATGGCTGTGCTGGAGCCACTACGGGTCATCATCACCAACTTTCCTGCTGCCAGG GAGCCAGAGCCAGGCTATAAGCGCCTGGCATGGGGCCAGCCTGTGGGCCTGAGGCACACAGGCTACGTCATTGAGCTGCAGCACATTGTCAAG GACCCCAGTGGCTGTGTGGCGAGTCTGGAGGTGACCTGCAGTCGGGCAGATGCTGGAGAGAAACCTAAGGCCTTCATTCACTGGGTGTCCCAGCCACTGACGTGCGAGATTCGCCTCTATGATCGACT ATTCCAGCACAAGAACCCTGAGGATCCTGCtgaggtgcctggtggattcttaaGTGACCTGAATCCG GTATCGCTACAAGTGGTGGAGGCAGCATTAGTGGACTGTTCTGTGGCCCTGGCAATGCCCTTTGACAAATTCCAATTTGAGCGACTTGGGTACTTCTCTGTGGATCCAGACAGCCACCAAGGACAG CTTGTCTTCAACCGGACCGTCACACTGAAGGAAGACCCAGGGAAGGTGTAA